Part of the Mauremys mutica isolate MM-2020 ecotype Southern chromosome 1, ASM2049712v1, whole genome shotgun sequence genome is shown below.
gcggggcccaaaactggacacagtactccagatgaggcctcgccaatgtcgaatagaggggaatgatcacatccctcgatctgctggcaatgcccctacttatacagcccaaaatgccgttagccttcttggcaacaagggcacactgttgactcatatccagcttctcgtccactgtaacccctaggtccttttctgcagaactgctgcctagccatccGATccgtagtctgtagcagtgcatgataTTCTTTCATCTGAAGTTCAGGACTCTgcaattgtccttgttgaacctcatcaggtttcttttgacccaatcctctaatttgtctaggtccctctgtatcctattcctaccctctagcgtatctaccactcctcccagtttagtgtcatctgcaagcttgctgagggtgcagcccatgccatcctccagatcattaatgaagatattgaacaaaaccggccccaggaccgacccttggggcactccgcttgataccaaaTGCCAGCTAGACACGGAGCCAACTAGATCACTACCCGTTGTCCTGGAAAAATGACAAATTGGCAAAAGTTCAGAGAAATgctgggggggaagtgggggttgTTTTATTAAATTCTGGCTTAACCACCTCTGTCTTTCTTCTCTAGTGCCCATCTCTGAAGGGGAAGGTGCAGAAGATCTTGATCTGGAAGTGGGGCCAGCCCCCACTACCCACACCAGTGCCCCGACCAGCTGATGCAGACCctaacactccctcccccaaacccctggAGGGCCGGCCTGAGCGGCAGTTCTTTGTCAAATGGCAGGGCATGTCCTATTGGCACTGTTCATGGGTGTCTGAGCTGCAGGTTAGTGGGCTCTTGGCTTGCCTAGGGGGTGGACCACTATCTTTGTGTGGTGGGAAGGATGCGTGATGCCACTCTAACCATATGTCTGTTCTggccccagctggagctgcactGCCAAGTGATGTTCCGAAATTACCAACGCAAGAATGATATGGATGAGCCACCCTCGGGGGactttgggggtgaggaggagaagaGCCGCAAGCGAAAGAACAAGGACCCCAAGTTTGCTGAGATGGAAGAGCGCTTCTATCGCTATGGGATCAAGCCTGAGTGGATGATGATCCACCGGATCCTTAACCACAGGTGAGGGAGGGAGCAAGGATTGTCACAGCAAGATCCAGTGGATTCCAGCCTACAGAGATAGTCGAGGGGGCTTTCTCAAGGGTGTCAAGCATTACTAAGGGAATGGAATAGGATCCACTGAATTCTCCATGAGAGGGGAGGACCCATTGTGATAAGATCCATTGAGACCCTAACCACAGATATCAGTCACACTTGGCAGAAAGAAGGTGGATCTTCCACTATAGGTAAAGGCAGGGTTCCTTTTATGATGGGATCAACTGGATCCTCTTTTGTGGTAAAGGGTGGGATTGGAGATTTGATTTCAATTATGCTGGGAATTATGGACATGGCTGCTCTTACCCCTACCCCTTCTGTTTCCtaccttccttcccctctgtgcaaggggtgggtggggtgaaGGCTGGTTCCCACGCTTGAGATTTATTGTCTGTCTCTGCAGTGTGGATAAGAAGGGGAATGTCCACTATCTGATTAAATGGAGGGACCTGCCCTATGACCAGGCCTCCTGGGAGAGTGAGGATGTGGAGGTGCAGGACTATGACCTCTACAAACAGGCCTACTGGAATCACAGGTAAGGGGGTGGGGTCTGCAGGATTGGTAGGATGAAGGGGTTCAAGGAATCATTCTGCCCCTACTGACTCCTTTTCCTTAAAGCAGTGGCCCTGTGCCTGCCTTGCCGCGTGTGTCAGGGTTAGCTCGTCTCTTGACCACTTTGGATGATTGTCCACCTTGCTatttgcagcccctccccattAGGTGTCTCCTGCAAATTCCATTAAACTCACatagccccacacacacccagagaCTATCTTTGTACAGGGAGCTGATGAGAGGTGAAGAGGGTCGGCCTGGCAAGAAGATAAAGAAGGTGAAGATGCGGAAGCTGGAAAGACCCCCAGACACACCCACGGTGGATGTAAGTTACTACTCCCTGTTAGGTAGGCGAGTGGGTTCTGGGATGTGTGGGATACCTGCATCTACAGGGGTAGAGGTGTGAAGCATGTTTCACTCCCACTAGTGATGCCAGCTGGTGCATCTGACTCTTAAACATCAGTAAATTACTAAGCTGAAGGCAGAAGCATACTGTCTGCAGAGAGCCCCCTTATTGGGGTAAAGAGGAAGGGAAGAGGATACAGAACCTTCCAACTCAGTTTTACCTTGCTATCTGGGGAGGGGACTGGCTGACTTGTCATAAGGAGGGTTTGGTTTCCAAAGTTGAGCTCTTCAGAGGGGATGCCATTCAGGGCCAGTTGAGACACATGGCATGGGGGATTGAGAGCGTCTCCTGCCACTGTCTCAACTGTGCCTGAACTAGGGAGGCACAAGCTGGAGCCCAATGCATAGGGAACAGAAGTCTTGGTGGCTGATTTTTGTCTGATTGGTGCAAAGGGACTCAACATTTTTCTCCTACTGTAGCCAACGGTGAAGTATGACCGGCAGCCGGAGTACCTTGATGTAACAGGAGGGACGTTGCACCCCTATCAGCTGGAGGGGCTGAACTGGTTGCGCTTCTCCTGGGCCCAGGGCACAGACACGATATTGGCTGATGAAATGGGGCTGGGCAAGACAGTGCAGACAGCTGTGTTCCTGTACTCCCTGTACAAAGAGGTGAGGAGCAAAAGTGGCTGAGGATACACACGTATCTGTGGGAATGTTCTCTTGCCCTGGTGGGATGCAGTTCTGTAACACTCTTGATGACTCTGTCCCCAGGGCCACTCAAAGGGACCCTTTCTGGTGAGTGCCCCACTCTCCACAATTATCAACTGGGAGCGGGAGTTTGAGATGTGGGCTCCAGACATGTATGTGGTGACCTACGTTGGGGACAAGGACAGCCGGGCCATCATCCGGGAGAATGAGTTCTCTTTCGAGGACAATGCCATACGTGGGGGCAAGAAGGCATCCAGGATGAAGGTAAAGAGCCTGAAATTGATTCCAGTTAAGTCCCACTGGCTCACTTCTAAGAGTTGAGAATTCAGGGATATGAGGACTTCAGCCCCTAGAAACCTGGTTCTGATCTGGGCCGTGAAAGTGGTTGCTAATTGAGGGCTGGTGGGCAATCCTCTGTGAAATAAGTTCTCCATCAGATTCCTGGTAGGACATGTGCTGCTCATGTAGACATTTCCACTCCAAGTTCAGTAGTAAATGAGGGAGGTTGCGACTAGGGCTTCCTAGATCTGTcattgactcactgtgtgaccttaagcaagtcccttctctctgcctccatttccccatctgtaaagtggatgACACTGACCTTACTTTGTAAAGGAATTTGAGATCTATAGCACTAGATAAGAGTGAAGTAGTAAAACTCAGACTGAAGCTCTGACTCCATGTAGAGCCATTGAAAGGGCCAGTTCCTCATAGTTCCTCTGACATTCGTGCCACCTGACTAGGGGGCTGAaaattccccctctcctccctgcttGCCCCCTTTCCCTGATAGGTAAAGAACCTTTCTTACCACAGCTGTTAGTTTCTGTAGCATTCCAGCTTTCCCAGTAAATAACTTTTTGAACATTCTAATTGAAAAGAGCCTTTAAACTGACTGCTTGCCTTGCCAAGCCTACAGACAGGCAGCTTGGTGTGGGTGATGTTGCTGCTCAAAGCTTCCACAGCAGTATAGGGAAGCTTGGATTCCTCTGCTTTCACTGTGAGTGGCAGTGAAAATGAGAACCATGTTGACAACTACTTCTCCATGAAGTTCCAGGCAGCACTAAAACGATTTCAACTAATCAGAGTTGTATGGAATGGATTTAGTTCTCTGGCCAtaccactcccacccccagccctccaaGTTCTTCTTTAGTAATTGTCCATTTCTCTAGCattctccttccctctcttcACCCATTTCTAAACAGTAGACTCTTCTGGAATGAGGCTTGGCAAGTATTCAGCAGCCTCCTTAAACAATAACTTGTGGAGGAGAATCCTATATCTAAATGAACATGGCTGCTGAGGAGGTAAAATGGATTTGTCCAAGTTGGAACTACCTCGGTGCATGATATTAACACCTTGACTCTTGAGGCCTTGAATGATAGTGAATGGTCAGGGCAGCCTGATGCAAAGGCAGGTCCTTCCCTTGCTGCTTTGGCCTGGAACTTCCCTGTTCCCCTATGGCTAAACTCTCATTTTTCCTTGCAGAAGGAAGCATCTGTGAAGTTCCATGTGCTGCTCACCTCCTATGAACTGATCACAATTGACATGGCCATTCTGGGTTCCATTGACTGGGCCTGTCTTATTGTGGATGAAGCTCATCGGCTCAAGAACAATCAATCTAAGGTACAGGAGGAGTTCTGGAGTGATGGCAGGAGGTTGAAGGTGGTGGAATTTataggcctttttaaaaaaaaaaaaaaaaaaagccagaccATTGTTTTTGCCtaatctcctgcataacacaagccagagaatgtcacccagtaattcctgatCAAGCCCATGTTCTCAGATGAGCTGCATAATGTCttagacatccaatcttgatttaaggacttcatGTGATAAAAGAATCTAacacaggagtgggcaaactacggccctcGAGCCGCACCATGTGGCTTAGCCCTGCTCCGGCCTGGGCGCAGGGTTGGGAGCTGCaccacatggctcctggaagccgcAGCATGGTCCTGCTCTGACTCCTATATGCCTCaatggatggggcagcatgcagacctgcctggccacgcctctgcgtaggagccggagaaggggacatgccgctgcttccaggagctgcctgaggtaagtgccgctcagagcctgcacctcgtgagcttctcccccagccctgattccccctcctgcactccaaacccctcaatcccagcccaaagcaccctcctacaccccaaactcctcatccccagccccactacagagcctgcaccccaacaccaATTTTGTAAGCATTTATGGCCTGCCATATAATTTCTATTAtttgatgtggccctcgggccaaaaagtttgcccacccctgatctaacaCATCCCGTGCAAGATGTTCTTATGGACTGATTGTTCAAAAacttgtgccttatttccagtatgaattAGCCAGCTttgacttccagccattggatcttacgTCTTTGagtcctttatttatttttatattaaagagCCCTCTGCTATTGAAAATCTTCTCCTTTATGTAGGTTCTTCTAGATCATGATTGAGTCACCTCTTTACCTCTCTGCTAAGCTAAATAGTTTTCGTTTCAAAGGCTTTCCTTGTAAGGCTGGGTTTTCCAACCCTTGTAGGCATCTTCTgaatgctttccaatttttcaacatctctTTTGAAGTGTGAACACTGATGTTGGACAGGACTTTAATGACATTTTCATCAATGTTGCATATAGAAGTATTACTAGCTTGCCCACATCTGTTAAATATTCCTGTTCATACAAAGGATCATGTTAGTCCTCTTAGTCATTGCATTTCACTGGGAAGTTGGTTTATTATCCATCATTACTCCAAGTCTTTACTGGTCACTGCTTTCTAAGATAGGTTatacttacaggatgagggactGTGTTCTCTGTTCCTACGTGTATGACCTTCCCTTTGGttatataaaaatgtgtgtgCCCAGTTTATAAAGCAAGCCAGGTTGTTCTGTATGAATGATGTTCCCATGATTTACAGCCCCACCAAACtgtcatctacaaacttaatCAGCAATTTAATATTTTCTACCAGATAATAAAGCTATTAAATAGTGAACCAacaacagatccctgtgggattcAAAAGAAATCCCCATTACAATGATACCCTACTAACTACATTTAGAGATCTGTTTTAGACTGTTTCTGATCCATTTCAGATGGGCTACATTGACTTGTTATACTTCTCACTTTTTAATCAGTGTTATGTAGTACTAAGTGAAAGTATGCTGTCATCAGTTACCTTTGTCAACTAAACTTAATCTCAAAGTATCAAGTCTGTCTGACAACTTTATTTTTCATAgaaccatgttgactggcataaatatttgtttaatttGGAGTAACATACCAGCATTCCCATGTTTTTGCCTGGGACTGATTGTTGGGTTAACCAGCCTGTTAACTGGGTCAACCCATTTTTACTGCTTATACATACTAGCATAACTTtaactcctctcctcccccctcccccccgccccccagttctCTGGAACTTCCCTAGTATTCACAATTAattaaaaattgccagtaatAGTTAGATCTACTTGGCCAGGTCTCTTAAACTctttgagagggagggaggctgaaGGAATGTAGGACTCCAGTTCAGGAGGCAGTAGAGTGGATAATATGTCAGACTGGAGACAGCTCGTTGGCTGGAAGAGTCTGCAGTTCAAGACACACAAAGGAAATGTGTAGCATCTGATTTGTGGGAACTTGCTGCAGCAGGGTCTCACAGGTCTAAGGAGTGAGTATTAGGCAATCTGTGAATGAGATCAGCCTCTGTAAAGACACTAGCCAGGAGGTGCAGTACGTAGGACTCTTGCACAAACTGTCCCTGTAATCTAATCTAAGATGAATCCTGGCTTGAAGGGTTGattctggaaggaattttcctctatgTCACAGTATCTTGTGTTGGGAAGGGGGACCGGCAGACTACCTGGATGAATCCACTGActcccttcctttctttcttcacCAGTTTTTCCGGGTGTTGAATGGATATTCCCTCCAGCACAAGCTACTGCTCACAGGAACCCCTCTGCAGAACAACCTGGAGGAACTGTTCCACCTGCTAAACTTCCTGACACCTGAGAGATTCCAGTATGTCTTGTAATGCAGGCCCAGACTGAGTCTGCTTCcttgttcccttccccccaccctatTTGTCTTCCCATGGACCTGCATCTTCTGCCCTGAGTGCTTGTTTCTCCTGCAGTAACTTGGAAGGCTTCCTGGAAGAATTTGCAGACATTGCCAAGGAGGATCAGATCAAGAAGCTGCATGACATGCTGGGCCCACACATGCTGAGGCGCCTCAAGGCTGATGTTTTCAAGAACATGCCCTCCAAGACAGAACTCATCGTCCGGGTGGAGCTGAGCCCCATGCAGAAGTGAGCATGGGAGGGTGGAGGAGCTACTTGAGACCAACTTATGCCTTCTCTAGATCCATATGCTTTGGATTTGCTGGGTGGGATCAAGAATTCTTGCTGCCGCTGCCGAGGAGAAATAATCTTACACACTCATGTAGGAGATGGAGAGATAATGACTAACCATTGGCAGAGTATAGGTAGTGCTAGCAGGGAAGAATTGCCCAGGTAGTGCCAGGAGCTGGACTGATgctagctgggggtggggtggggagggtgttatCAGCCCTTTTGTGATGGGGGCTTAGTGACTCAGATTCTCTCTTCACAGGAAATACTATAAATACATTTTGACAAGGAACTTTGAGGCACTGAATGCACGAGGTGGTGGCAACCAAGTCTCCCTGCTCAATGTGGTCATGGATCTGAAGAAATGTTGTAATCACCCCTACCTCTTTCCTGTTGCTGCTATGGTATGTTCTAGCCCCTCAGTCCTCCTCTGAGCAAGCCTCCTTACCATTCACTTGGGGTGAGCCTGAATTTCCTTGCACCTGGAGCAGCTATCCTTCCCCTTAATTTGGGCTTGAAATGTTTGTAGGCTCTTCCTTTAtttccctctgcagcccctgccaaGTGGCAAGCAGATGTTGTCCCTGCAGGGGCAACAAGAGGTAGGGAGGGGAAGATGCAAAAAGGGAAAGGagtgggaagaaagaaaaatggaaTGGGAGTGTAGGAGCCAAACTCCAAGATACCAGTTGCACAAAGGATGATGGTGCTGAGCCACCACTGTGGTGTGTGACTCAGAGATCTAAGGGAAAATGTACCTTCTCTTCTGTTCTTCCCCCCCAGGAAGCTCCAAAGATGCCAAATGGGATGTATGATGGTAGTGCCCTGATCCGAGCATCTGGGAAATTGCTGCTGCTCCAGAAGATGTTGAAGAACCTCAAGGAAGGAGGCCACAGGGTGCTCATCTTCTCACAGGTAATGGGGCAGTGCCTCCCAGAGGCTGGGgaccctgtgtgtgagaggggcGGCAATCCAGTTTGGTATCTTCCTGCTCAGCTTTATCTCCTTGTTCCCAGATGACTAAAATGTTGGATCTCTTGGAAGATTTTCTGGAACATGAAGGGTACAAATATGAGCGGATTGATGGTGGGATCACAGGGAACATGCGCCAGGAGGCCATTGATCGCTTCAATGGTATGGAACCCTATACACCCCACAGAAAACAAGAACCCTCCCTCACTTCACAGATGCTTGGGGGCCCCACATCTGCTGCTAATCCTTAGTGCTGAtctgcagcaagtcctgctatgCCATTCCTAGGCCTCTGGGTTGACACTACATGAGGGGCTGGATGTGATGAGTCTGTGGAGTTGAATCTAATGCGCAtgctcttccccatccccttcgCTCTCCTCCTGAAGCTCCTGGTGCTCAGCAGTTCTGCTTCCTGCTTTCCACTCGAGCTGGGGGGCTCGGTATCAACCTGGCCACAGCAGACACGGTGATCATCTATGATTCAGACTGGAACCCGCACAATGACATCCAGGTAAGGCTGTAGGATGGCACTAGAGTCACTAATGGTAATAGGTGACCcttagaagtggggggggggtgtgaaagagtagagggaggggagagaaggaagtaTATATGTGGttaggcaggggagggggagactccACTAAGTGGAGAGGGGGCGGCTGGAAGGGATTTGgcagtgaaggctgctctcaaGGGGTAACCTGCAGGAAATGGAAGGGGAGAATGAAAGATCCCAGAAAGGTCAGGATTATGTAAACAAGGTCAGATGGGTGAAGCAGTATAGTACTTGGTTTTGGGGTTGTTCTGAACACACCATCTTCCCATCAGGCTTTCAGCCGTGCACACAGGATTGGACAGAACAAGAAAGTGATGATTTACCGTTTTGTGACACGGGCTTCAGTAGAGGAACGTATCACTCAGGTGGCCAAGAAGAAGATGATGCTAACACATCTGGTGGTGAGGCCAGGGTTGGGCTCAAAGACGGGCTCCATGTCCAAGCAGGAGCTTGATGACATCCTGAAGTTTGGGACTGAGGAGCTTTTCAAGGATGAGGCCACTGAGGGTGGTGAGTGCCTGGGTGTTCTTTAacgcagtggttttcaaacttttttcctggggacccagttgaagaaaattcttgatgcccatgacccaacatAACTGGGGATGAGccgtttggggtgtgggatgtgctccgctctggggcagagggttggagtgagggctgtggggtgggaccaggaatgaggggttcagggtgtgggagaggactctgggcagggggttggggtgtgggcttggggctggagatgaagggtttggggtgcaggaaggaaggactccaggtttggggggagctcagggcagggtgttggggctcGGACTTACCTCCactggctcctggtcagcagcatAGCTGGGATGCAGAGGCAGGCTTTCTGGCTGTCCTGGCACTGTGGAccgtgctgcaccctggaagcagccaacAGCAGTTCCAGCTCCTGGGCGGAGCTGTGCTTGCGGCTCTCGCCTGCAGGCGCTGCACcactccttctcttctccctcttcccgcctccccccccccccccgctcccatgggctggtgcttggggcgggggcagtgcatggagccccatggcccccctgcctagaagctggaactgctgctggccacttccaaggCGCAGCGCGGTGTTGGAActggtaggcactagcctgccttagctgggcagcaccaccgatgggacttttaacgtcccggttgacggtgctgaccagagctgctagggtccctgggtgctgagcaaggtGACCCACTGCCTTGCAtgccatgacccagtactgggtcgtgacccAAACTTTGAAAAACCCTGGTCTAGGGGATGCTGTCCAAGTGATGGGAGTCGGGAATGTTTTTCCCCCCCTCAAGAATGGCAAGAGGGCTGAATGCTGCCTCATGGAGAGGCCTTGCATGGCACTCTCCCAAAAGCCCCTTGAGTCGCAACACCAACTGACTGTGCTCCTCTTTCAGGTGATAGCAAAGAGGGTGAGGACAGCAGTGTCATCCACTATGATGACAAAGCAATCGAGCGACTACTGGACCGAAATCAGGATGAGACTGAAGACACAGAGCTGCAGGGCATGAATGAGTATCTCAGTTCCTTCAAGGTGGCCCAGTATGTGGTACGGGAAGAGGAGATGGGGGTGAGTGTCTTGCACCTCCTGTTCCAGGGTGCAGGAGTTAAACAGGAACAGATGTGACTAGGGTGTAGACATCTGGAagtggtggggaggggtgagCAGGTATCTgcccctgtgggggtgggggttttgAATTCTTGGCTATTCTCTTATCCCTCTCTccctggagcaggaggaggaggaagtggagcGGGAGATCATTAAACAAGAAGAGTCAGTGGACCCTGATTACTGGGAAAAGTTGCTGCGTCACCActatgagcagcagcaggaggacctGGCTAGGAACCTGGGCAAGGGTAAACGTATCCGCAAGCAGGTCAACTACAATGACGGCTCCCAGGAGGACAGAGGTACAGAAGGGGGAGACACAGGGATTTTTTGTGGGGCTGGGGAAAACAGGACCTGCAAGGATAGGGTCTGTCAGGCTCTCACACtatatatatcttttttttccctcctctcctccagatTGGCAGGATGACCAGTCAGATAACCAGTCGGATTATTCAGTGGCCTCTGAGGAAGGTGATGAAGATTTTGATGAGAGATCTGAAGGTAGATGCCCCAGGAGCCTGGGCAATATTATCTCTGGGAGGTGGCAGTCAGGACACCTTGGCTTGGGAGCTTGGTGCTCCAGTCCATCTCCATGTAGCATAGGATGTCATGAGTGAATGTTCTCACTATGGTAGGTTGTGTACCTCTTACCtggttctctttctttcttacaGCTGCTCGCCGACCCAGTCGCAAAGGCCTGAGAAACGACAAAGACAAGCCCTTGCCTCCCCTTCTTGCCCGTGTGGGAGGGAACATTGAAGTAAGTGGTACCCTGGAAAGGGCCTTTGAGCCCATGTGTTTGTGTGCCTGGGGCTCTCACTATACCTGTCCTTCCCGTTTCCAGGTGTTGGGCTTCAATGCCCGCCAGCGCAAAGCCTTCCTTAATGCCATCATGCGCTATGGGATGCCACCCCAGGATGCCTTCACCACCCAGTGGCTTGTCCGGGACCTGCGTGGCAAGTCTGAGAAGGAGTTCAAGTGAGTCTGCATTGGGCAAGGGAAGGGAGGTGGCGGCATCTGAACCCACTGGGAAAGGGTGAGGTCTAGTAGCAGAGGGCTCAAGGGGTAAAAGGGGCTGCATGCTGCAGGGGCAAGAAgcctgtttggggaggctgaggaggaataacaaaaggggaaactgaaccAAGGGAAAGGAGCTCAGGAACTATCCCAGAGTATTTACGGGTCTGAGCCAGGAGCCTGTTGCTTGGGTCACTGGGGACTAGGAGCCCTAGGGCATCTTTTTCCATATATGCTGGACCTTAAACTTATCTAATACTGCTACAGGGCCTATGTCTCGCTGTTCATGCGTCACCTATGTGAGCCGGGAGCAGATGGTGCGGAGACCTTTGCAGATGGGGTCCCACGGGAGGGGCTGTCCCGCCAGCATGTTCTCACCCGCATTGGAGTCATGTCACTCATACGCAAAAAGGTGGGTGCTTAGTGGAGCAATGCTGAACTCTCCCTCCACCACACAGCATCCCTTTCTCCTCAGAGGTCCTCTTATcacagaagccctgagctcttgTATGCAGTGGATAAACCTGTGACTGctctcttcctctcccaccaATTTTTGGGGACTCCCCAGCCTATGATGTCTTGACATCTCCATCTAACCTGCTTAGAGGGGCAGCCTGGTGTGATCTCTCCCATGACATGTCTGTTTCTCCACTTCCCCCGCCAGGTGCAGGAATTTGAGCATGTGAATGGGCGCTGGAGTATGCCAGAACTAGCAGAGATAGAGGAGAACAAGAAGCTTTTGCAGCCGGGCTCGCCCTCCCCCAAAACCCCCACACCCTCCACGCCAGGGGACACGCAGCCTAacacacctgcccctgcccctccacttGGTGAGAGCCTTCCCCTTGCATAGCCCCGTCCTGCCCCTACCAGTGCTGTTCCCCTCACCAGAGCTGTGGTGGGGAGGACCTGGGGGCGGACGCAGATAAACTTGCCTCTCAGGTTAGGAGGGCTGCCCCCAAGAGATGTGCATGCCCTTAAAGGCACGAGAGAACATTGCCTTTCCctgggtgggctggggccaacaGGCAACTCCtgcatctggcctgtggggtctGAGGGATTTGGTTCCATTGTGGTTCAAGTTGGGTTGGAGGTCCACTTTGTGGGAGCTAAGGGAAAGGTGCACCAAATTGCAATGAAGATCAGAGCTTACTGCTGgtctctatttttatttttttattttatataaaaatatgctGGTCTTCGGTGGGGGAGGCACAGAAGAGGGTGTGAAAGTGGAAGAAGGAGCCAGTACTAGGGAGCAAGGGGAGCCCATGGAGTCTGAGAAGGAACCCAACCTAGCTTCTGCTGAAGCAGAGGTCCCAATGGAGGTGAGTTAGTAGGTGCTTAGTTGTTTCATACTGTTACAGGtatctcctcctccttctgctgTGCCCATTGTTGTCCcgttcttctcccctcccctgcccgcccGCCTGGCACAGAGCTAGACTCTGGGGATTCCTAAGAAGAATGCATCTCCTTGTTAACACTCTGTGGACGTATGAAGGAGCCCTATTTTGTGCTCTCTAACACTCTGTTCACTCACCCTGCCTTcagcttctggtggtgggtggggtttCACAGGCTTTGTCCATACGCTGCTCCTCCTTGAGTTAACAGGGTttctctcatcagcagtgtgccCAGCCTGTGGAGACACCCCCACAAGAGGCAAAGTCCCCAATGAACCCCCCAGAAGCAGAGGAGAAAAAGCCTGAGGAACCAGAGGTGAAGGAGGAGCCAATGGAAATGGAAAGCAAAGGTATTAGTTGGAGGTTGATAAAAGCCCAGAACTGTGTGCAGGACCCCAGTTAGCATGTTTCCAGAGCTGTACAGAGCCTATCCTCTTTTGGTCAGGGTGAGGCTTTAAACATAAATGTGATTGGGGAAACAGGTCAGGTTTTAGACTGAACAGTTAAACCCTCTGTAGCTACCAGACTTGATCTCATGTCTTCTATTCCCCTTTTCTCATGCAGCTGATGTGGAGAAGATTGAAGATAGAGTAGTGTTTGAGCCCTCTGCTGAACCTCCAACTATCAACCTGGATGAGAAGGGTGAGTGTGGCAGGGTACTGCCAGCCCTCTTCATTCTCCACCTTCTAGAGGGGTACCTCATGAGTGCAGCTGCTGTGGTACACTCTACTTTTCTCTCTAATGGGTTTCTgtgtctgcagaggagaagaaggaAGATGACAAGAGGGATGTGGTGATGCTGCAGAACGGGGAGATGCTGAAGGACTCTCTTGATGAGAGGCACAAGAAGGCAGTGAAGCAGCGCT
Proteins encoded:
- the CHD4 gene encoding chromodomain-helicase-DNA-binding protein 4 isoform X1; this encodes MASGIGSPSPCSAGSDDEEMEILLNNSIPQHPEPEEEPEEELLSEAETPKIKKKKKPKKLKEPKVPKLSKRQKKELGDSSGEGNEFVEEEEEVLHSDSEGSDYTPGRKKKKKLGPKKEKKNKAKRKEEEEEEEEDDDSKEPKSSAQLLEDWGMEDIDHIFTEEDYRTLTNYKAFSQFVRPLIAAKNPKIAVSKMMMVLGAKWREFSTNNPFKGSSGASVAAAAAAAVAVVESMVANVDVVLPQPPADVPLRKAKTKEGKGPNARRKPKASPRVPDIKKPKTKKVAPLKIKLGGFSSKRKRSSSEDEDLDVESDFDDASINSYSVSDGSTSRSSRSRKKLKAGKRKKKGEDDSTVPVDGYETDHQDYCEVCQQGGEIILCDTCPRAYHMVCLDPDMEKAPEGKWSCPHCEKEGIQWEAKEDNSEGEEILEDVVGDPEEEDDHHMEFCRVCKDGGELLCCDACPSSYHIHCLNPPLPEIPNGEWLCPRCTCPSLKGKVQKILIWKWGQPPLPTPVPRPADADPNTPSPKPLEGRPERQFFVKWQGMSYWHCSWVSELQLELHCQVMFRNYQRKNDMDEPPSGDFGGEEEKSRKRKNKDPKFAEMEERFYRYGIKPEWMMIHRILNHSVDKKGNVHYLIKWRDLPYDQASWESEDVEVQDYDLYKQAYWNHRELMRGEEGRPGKKIKKVKMRKLERPPDTPTVDPTVKYDRQPEYLDVTGGTLHPYQLEGLNWLRFSWAQGTDTILADEMGLGKTVQTAVFLYSLYKEGHSKGPFLVSAPLSTIINWEREFEMWAPDMYVVTYVGDKDSRAIIRENEFSFEDNAIRGGKKASRMKKEASVKFHVLLTSYELITIDMAILGSIDWACLIVDEAHRLKNNQSKFFRVLNGYSLQHKLLLTGTPLQNNLEELFHLLNFLTPERFHNLEGFLEEFADIAKEDQIKKLHDMLGPHMLRRLKADVFKNMPSKTELIVRVELSPMQKKYYKYILTRNFEALNARGGGNQVSLLNVVMDLKKCCNHPYLFPVAAMEAPKMPNGMYDGSALIRASGKLLLLQKMLKNLKEGGHRVLIFSQMTKMLDLLEDFLEHEGYKYERIDGGITGNMRQEAIDRFNAPGAQQFCFLLSTRAGGLGINLATADTVIIYDSDWNPHNDIQAFSRAHRIGQNKKVMIYRFVTRASVEERITQVAKKKMMLTHLVVRPGLGSKTGSMSKQELDDILKFGTEELFKDEATEGGDSKEGEDSSVIHYDDKAIERLLDRNQDETEDTELQGMNEYLSSFKVAQYVVREEEMGEEEEVEREIIKQEESVDPDYWEKLLRHHYEQQQEDLARNLGKGKRIRKQVNYNDGSQEDRDWQDDQSDNQSDYSVASEEGDEDFDERSEAARRPSRKGLRNDKDKPLPPLLARVGGNIEVLGFNARQRKAFLNAIMRYGMPPQDAFTTQWLVRDLRGKSEKEFKAYVSLFMRHLCEPGADGAETFADGVPREGLSRQHVLTRIGVMSLIRKKVQEFEHVNGRWSMPELAEIEENKKLLQPGSPSPKTPTPSTPGDTQPNTPAPAPPLGTEEGVKVEEGASTREQGEPMESEKEPNLASAEAEVPMEQCAQPVETPPQEAKSPMNPPEAEEKKPEEPEVKEEPMEMESKADVEKIEDRVVFEPSAEPPTINLDEKEEKKEDDKRDVVMLQNGEMLKDSLDERHKKAVKQRFMFNIADGGFTELHSLWQNEERAATVTKKTYEIWHRRHDYWLLAGIINHGYARWQDIQNDPRYAILNEPFKGEMNRGNFLEIKNKFLARRFKLLEQALVIEEQLRRAAYLNMSEDPSHPSMALNTRFAEVECLAESHQHLSKESMAGNKPANAVLHKVLKQLEELLSDMKADVTRLPATIARIPPVAVRLQMSERNILSRLANRSSEPPPPPPPQQVAQQQ